The Desulfuromonadales bacterium genome includes a window with the following:
- the typA gene encoding translational GTPase TypA yields MSEKIRNIAIIAHVDHGKTTLVDAMLKQSGVFRENQVITERVMDSNDLEKERGITILAKNLSIHHGGLKINIVDTPGHADFGGEVERILKMVDSVLLLVDAFDGPMPQTRFVLKKSLDLGIKPIVVINKIDRPGARPEEVVNMVFDLFCELNADEAQLDFPIVYASAKLGFAKRELADESSDLEPLFQMIGARVAPPVANPDAPFQMLVSSIAYNDYIGRMATGKIFNGKVKAGETIAHIDKTGKIVRGRISKLLGYEGLNQVELAEALAGDIVTIAGFENVGIGETLANAAAPEALPYLAIDEPTLSMNFMVSDSPFAGKEGKYVTSRNIRDRLMKELRTNVSLRVEETDNTDTFKVSGRGELHLSILIENMRREGFELSVSKPEVIFREIDGVRCEPMEYLVIDVPEEYQGTVIEKLGTRKAEMVSMQPMNGVNRLEFVIPARGLIGFRTEFLTDTRGTGVMNHTFHEYAPYKGPIAGRKNGVLISIEAGETNSYSLFNLQDRGILFIGPGTAVYEGMIIGQHAKDNDLVVNSCRGKKLTNVRASGSDDSTKCSPPHTLTLEQALEYIAEDELVEVTPKSIRLRKRYLDANERKRHEKQTKS; encoded by the coding sequence ATGTCCGAAAAAATTCGCAACATCGCCATCATCGCCCACGTCGACCACGGGAAGACCACCCTCGTGGACGCCATGCTCAAGCAATCCGGAGTCTTTCGGGAAAACCAGGTGATCACCGAGCGGGTGATGGACAGCAACGACCTGGAAAAGGAGCGGGGGATCACCATTCTGGCCAAAAACCTCTCCATCCATCACGGCGGTCTGAAGATCAACATCGTCGATACTCCCGGCCATGCCGATTTCGGCGGTGAAGTGGAGCGGATCCTGAAAATGGTCGACTCGGTGCTGCTGCTGGTCGATGCCTTCGACGGGCCGATGCCGCAGACCCGTTTCGTGCTCAAGAAATCCCTTGATCTTGGAATCAAGCCGATTGTCGTAATCAACAAGATCGACCGTCCCGGCGCCCGCCCGGAAGAGGTGGTCAACATGGTCTTCGACCTCTTCTGCGAACTCAACGCCGACGAGGCACAGCTCGATTTTCCCATCGTCTACGCCAGCGCCAAGCTCGGCTTCGCCAAACGTGAGCTGGCCGACGAGTCCAGCGACCTCGAGCCGCTCTTCCAGATGATAGGCGCCCGTGTCGCCCCCCCTGTGGCAAACCCCGACGCCCCCTTCCAGATGCTGGTCAGCAGCATCGCCTACAACGACTACATCGGCCGCATGGCCACTGGCAAGATTTTCAACGGCAAGGTCAAGGCCGGGGAAACGATCGCCCACATCGACAAGACCGGCAAGATCGTCCGGGGGCGCATCAGCAAGCTCCTCGGCTACGAAGGACTCAATCAGGTGGAACTGGCCGAGGCCCTCGCCGGAGACATCGTCACCATCGCCGGCTTCGAGAACGTCGGCATCGGTGAAACCCTGGCCAACGCCGCCGCCCCCGAAGCCCTTCCCTACCTGGCCATCGACGAGCCGACCCTGTCGATGAACTTCATGGTCAGCGACTCCCCCTTTGCCGGCAAGGAAGGTAAATACGTCACCTCTCGCAATATTCGCGACCGACTGATGAAGGAATTGCGCACCAACGTCTCCTTGCGGGTCGAGGAGACGGACAACACCGATACCTTCAAGGTCTCCGGCCGTGGCGAACTGCACCTGTCGATCCTCATCGAAAACATGCGCCGCGAAGGTTTTGAGCTTTCCGTCTCCAAGCCGGAGGTCATCTTCCGGGAGATCGACGGCGTCCGGTGCGAGCCGATGGAATATCTGGTGATCGACGTTCCGGAAGAGTACCAGGGGACGGTCATCGAGAAGCTCGGCACCCGCAAGGCGGAGATGGTCTCCATGCAGCCGATGAACGGCGTCAATCGCCTGGAATTCGTCATTCCCGCCCGGGGACTGATCGGCTTTCGCACCGAGTTTCTCACCGACACCCGGGGGACCGGGGTGATGAACCACACCTTCCACGAGTACGCCCCCTACAAGGGCCCCATCGCCGGACGCAAGAACGGCGTGCTCATCTCCATCGAGGCCGGTGAGACCAATTCGTATTCCCTCTTCAACCTGCAGGACCGCGGCATCCTCTTTATCGGCCCCGGCACTGCCGTCTACGAAGGGATGATCATTGGCCAGCACGCCAAGGACAACGATCTGGTGGTCAACTCGTGCCGCGGCAAGAAACTGACCAACGTCCGCGCTTCAGGGTCCGACGATTCCACCAAATGCTCGCCGCCGCACACCCTGACGCTGGAGCAGGCCCTCGAATACATTGCTGAAGACGAACTGGTCGAGGTCACCCCCAAGTCGATCCGGCTGCGGAAGCGCTACCTCGACGCCAATGAACGCAAGCGCCACGAGAAACAGACCAAATCCTGA
- a CDS encoding M48 family metalloprotease, with protein sequence MMRQKRTVAFLLWPILALIGFTGCAVNPATGRTELALIPVPASQEIAIGEKTFPQAVQQMGGEYPDERLAAYVNQIGLRLGRASQRPDLPYTFKVVNDSTPNAFALPGGFIAITRGLLVNMENEAQLAAILGHEIGHVTARHAVQGIQRGALLNVAMSVLTGVTGETAYGPLAQQAGELSAALLDRSYSREQERESDLLGIDYMVQSAYDPQGAVQVQEFFYRQIEGGANPMWLSGLFRTHPFSKERMEANDEYIRKRYAQTLNNPNYVLRPETLQSATARLRQSRKGYELYDQARKLEEAGSLTQAVTVYLQAAAAAPDESLILTGLGMAYLKAENAGSARQHLQRAVQLDGNYHLSRLGFGYALLQKGDNPGAVRELEASMKLLPTLQGGYLLAEGYEKTGQPQKALELYRAVAQADPEGKLGRSAAERVRALGGT encoded by the coding sequence ATGATGCGTCAGAAGCGAACCGTCGCGTTTTTGCTGTGGCCGATTCTTGCCCTGATCGGCTTTACGGGTTGCGCGGTCAATCCGGCTACCGGCCGGACCGAGCTGGCGTTGATACCGGTTCCCGCTTCCCAGGAAATCGCCATCGGCGAGAAGACCTTTCCGCAAGCCGTGCAGCAGATGGGGGGCGAGTACCCCGATGAGCGCCTGGCCGCTTACGTCAACCAGATAGGCTTGCGCCTGGGCCGCGCCAGTCAGCGCCCCGACCTGCCATACACGTTCAAGGTGGTCAACGACTCGACGCCCAATGCCTTCGCTTTGCCTGGTGGATTTATCGCCATTACCCGCGGCCTGCTGGTCAATATGGAAAACGAAGCACAGCTGGCCGCCATTCTCGGTCACGAAATAGGGCACGTAACGGCCCGCCACGCCGTTCAGGGTATACAGCGCGGTGCCCTGCTCAATGTCGCCATGTCCGTCCTCACGGGGGTGACCGGCGAAACGGCCTACGGGCCGCTGGCGCAGCAGGCCGGCGAGTTGAGCGCCGCATTGCTGGATCGCTCTTATAGCCGCGAACAGGAGCGGGAATCAGATCTCCTGGGCATCGACTATATGGTGCAGTCCGCCTACGACCCGCAAGGGGCCGTGCAGGTTCAGGAATTTTTCTACCGCCAGATCGAGGGGGGAGCAAATCCGATGTGGCTGTCCGGACTTTTCCGCACCCACCCCTTCTCCAAGGAGCGGATGGAGGCCAATGACGAGTATATCCGTAAGCGTTATGCGCAGACCTTGAACAATCCGAACTACGTCTTGCGTCCGGAAACCCTGCAGTCGGCCACCGCCCGTCTGCGGCAGAGTCGCAAGGGGTACGAGCTGTACGACCAGGCGCGGAAGCTGGAGGAAGCAGGGAGCCTCACGCAGGCCGTGACAGTCTACCTGCAGGCTGCCGCCGCGGCGCCCGACGAATCGCTCATCCTGACCGGTCTGGGGATGGCCTATCTCAAGGCCGAGAATGCCGGCTCGGCCCGACAGCATCTGCAGCGCGCCGTCCAACTGGACGGCAATTACCATCTCTCCCGCCTGGGCTTCGGCTATGCGCTGCTGCAGAAGGGGGATAACCCCGGAGCCGTCCGGGAGCTCGAAGCGAGCATGAAGCTGCTGCCGACCCTGCAGGGGGGCTATCTGCTGGCCGAGGGGTACGAAAAAACCGGCCAGCCGCAGAAAGCCCTGGAACTTTACCGGGCGGTCGCCCAGGCCGACCCGGAAGGCAAGCTGGGGCGCTCGGCCGCGGAGCGGGTGCGCGCTCTGGGTGGCACTTGA
- a CDS encoding PH domain-containing protein has product MDWSTHLEADESVLWEGRPAPRCYVFRNWRHSLFGILLLLLSTWWLAVGYQLGHLYDWIWLAWLPLPFVLLGLYLALGHVLLARYEWERVYYAVTDRRVLVLRGLFRPRFDSLQLPEVTYFQVRPQGRDLATVRICSAVSRPHLILLCIEHPGRLIELLESAMAASGVLAAERNISPQT; this is encoded by the coding sequence ATGGACTGGTCGACGCATCTCGAAGCGGATGAATCCGTGCTCTGGGAGGGCCGCCCCGCACCCCGCTGCTATGTTTTTCGCAACTGGCGGCACTCTCTCTTCGGAATCCTCCTGCTGCTGCTTTCGACCTGGTGGCTGGCGGTCGGTTATCAACTCGGCCACCTATATGACTGGATCTGGCTCGCCTGGCTGCCGCTCCCCTTTGTGCTGCTCGGCCTCTACCTCGCCCTGGGCCATGTGCTGCTGGCCCGCTATGAATGGGAGCGCGTCTACTATGCCGTGACCGACCGCCGCGTGCTGGTTCTTCGTGGCCTCTTCCGACCCCGCTTCGATTCTCTGCAACTGCCGGAGGTGACCTATTTCCAGGTCAGGCCTCAGGGCCGCGACCTGGCCACGGTCCGGATCTGCTCGGCTGTGTCTCGTCCGCACCTGATCCTATTGTGCATCGAACATCCCGGCCGCCTGATCGAGCTGCTCGAGTCGGCGATGGCGGCGAGCGGCGTCCTGGCCGCCGAACGTAACATTTCGCCGCAAACCTGA
- the miaB gene encoding tRNA (N6-isopentenyl adenosine(37)-C2)-methylthiotransferase MiaB, whose amino-acid sequence MNKKFYLETFGCQMNVVDSERIVDLLQQAGYRQVVSADEADLILLNTCSVRDKAERKVYGHLGRFKPLKDENPALILGVGGCVAQQEGERLLQKLPYLDLVFGTHNVHKLPEMVRSVEENRTRCLETDFLDRETRLQLFPTRTAGEAVTRFVTVMQGCDNFCSYCIVPHVRGREVSRPSAEILAEVRELAAGGVREITLIGQNVNSYGQKEPGERSFAQLLAAVHEVEGIERIRFTTSHPKDLSDELIEAFGTLDKLCHHLHLPVQSGSDAILRAMNRGYTAAGYLEKVRRLKSVCPEIRLTSDIIVGFPGESEADFEATLELMAEVRYADVFSFLYSRRPGTAAAELSDDLAAKERQARFDRLLALQEEVSRATWQGDVGRTLAVLVEGESRQGGGQVFGRTTWNRIVNFPGDKSLVGRIVPVRITASYKNSQLGEFQTEG is encoded by the coding sequence ATGAACAAGAAATTTTATCTGGAAACCTTCGGGTGCCAGATGAATGTGGTCGACTCGGAGCGGATCGTCGATCTGCTGCAGCAGGCCGGCTACCGGCAGGTCGTCAGCGCCGACGAAGCCGATCTGATCCTTCTCAATACCTGCTCTGTGCGCGACAAGGCCGAACGCAAGGTTTACGGCCACCTCGGCCGTTTCAAGCCGCTCAAGGACGAGAACCCCGCCCTGATCCTCGGTGTCGGAGGTTGCGTCGCCCAGCAGGAGGGGGAGCGGCTGCTGCAGAAACTCCCCTACCTCGATCTGGTCTTCGGCACCCACAACGTGCACAAACTCCCCGAGATGGTGCGCTCCGTGGAGGAGAACCGCACCCGCTGCCTGGAGACGGACTTTCTCGACCGCGAAACCCGCCTGCAGCTTTTCCCGACGCGCACCGCCGGCGAGGCGGTTACCCGTTTCGTCACCGTCATGCAGGGGTGCGACAACTTCTGCTCCTACTGCATCGTTCCGCACGTTCGCGGCCGCGAAGTGAGCCGGCCGAGCGCCGAAATCCTTGCCGAGGTGCGGGAACTGGCCGCCGGCGGCGTCCGGGAGATTACCCTGATCGGGCAGAACGTCAATTCCTACGGCCAGAAGGAGCCCGGCGAGCGCTCCTTCGCCCAACTGCTGGCGGCGGTTCATGAGGTGGAGGGGATCGAGCGGATCCGTTTCACCACCTCGCACCCGAAAGACCTCTCCGATGAGTTGATCGAGGCTTTCGGCACCCTGGACAAGCTCTGCCACCATCTGCATCTGCCGGTGCAGAGCGGCTCGGATGCGATCCTGCGGGCGATGAACCGGGGCTATACGGCGGCCGGCTACCTGGAGAAGGTCCGTCGCCTCAAGAGCGTCTGTCCAGAGATCCGCCTGACTTCCGACATCATCGTCGGCTTTCCCGGCGAATCCGAAGCCGATTTCGAGGCGACGCTGGAGCTGATGGCCGAGGTCCGCTACGCCGACGTCTTCTCCTTCCTCTATTCCCGCCGTCCGGGCACCGCTGCTGCCGAACTCTCCGACGATCTGGCCGCCAAGGAGAGGCAGGCCCGCTTCGATCGTCTGCTCGCCCTGCAGGAGGAGGTCAGCCGCGCCACCTGGCAGGGGGATGTCGGCCGGACTCTGGCGGTGCTGGTCGAGGGGGAGAGCCGGCAGGGTGGGGGGCAGGTTTTCGGCCGCACCACCTGGAACCGGATCGTCAATTTCCCGGGAGATAAATCTCTTGTCGGCCGCATCGTTCCGGTGCGCATTACGGCGTCGTACAAGAACAGCCAGCTTGGAGAATTTCAAACGGAAGGATGA
- a CDS encoding histidinol phosphate phosphatase domain-containing protein: MIDLHTHTLFSDGELIPAELTRRAAAAGYQAIAMTDHADRSNFDLIIPRLVRVAGELGKAWGLTVLPGIELTHIPPAMIADAAREARSLGARIVVCHGETIVEPVAPGTNLAALAADIDILSHPGLITAEEAALAAERGVCLELTTRKGHSLTNGHVARMALAAGAKLVINNDAHAPGDLVSLAMVRKIALGAGLSEEQFEQCRRNSEALVKKALG; the protein is encoded by the coding sequence ATGATCGATCTGCACACCCACACCCTGTTCAGCGACGGGGAGCTGATTCCTGCCGAATTGACCCGCCGGGCTGCCGCGGCCGGTTATCAGGCCATTGCCATGACCGATCACGCGGACCGTTCCAACTTCGATCTGATCATCCCGCGGCTTGTCCGGGTAGCCGGGGAGTTGGGAAAGGCCTGGGGGCTCACCGTTTTGCCCGGTATCGAGCTGACCCATATCCCGCCGGCGATGATTGCCGATGCGGCCCGCGAGGCCCGCTCCCTCGGCGCTAGAATCGTCGTCTGTCATGGCGAGACCATCGTCGAACCGGTGGCCCCGGGAACCAACCTCGCCGCCCTGGCGGCGGATATCGACATCCTTTCGCACCCGGGCTTGATCACCGCCGAGGAAGCGGCCCTGGCCGCCGAGCGGGGGGTTTGTCTCGAGCTCACCACCCGCAAGGGGCATTCCCTTACCAACGGCCATGTCGCCCGCATGGCTCTCGCCGCCGGCGCGAAACTGGTTATAAATAACGACGCCCACGCCCCCGGCGATCTCGTCTCTCTGGCGATGGTGCGGAAAATCGCCCTCGGCGCCGGCCTGAGCGAAGAGCAGTTCGAGCAGTGCCGGCGAAACAGCGAAGCACTGGTGAAAAAGGCATTGGGCTAA
- a CDS encoding M42 family metallopeptidase: MNDQDFAFLKELVETPSPSGFEQPAQRVIRRELAPVADDMHTDVMGNVIARIKGAGEAPTRVMLAGHCDEIGFMVRYIDENGFLYFAPIGGVDAHLVPGQRVCVHTASGPVLGVIGKKPIHMMEQKDRETVVKFKSMFIDIGCPDRQSAAELVAIGDPATFAVGLERLLGDRVISRAFDDKMGAYLVARTLIEVRRRGLAPVELFGVSTVQEEVGLRGGTTSTYGVNPDVGLAVEVGFATDFPDIDKKEAGEVRVGSGPIIARGPNINPVLFDLLVQTAREESIPFQVSGVPRATGTDANVMQLCRGGVATALVSVPLRYMHTPVELLSLTDLENTVRLLTGLMYRIGDRHSFIPN; the protein is encoded by the coding sequence ATGAACGACCAGGATTTCGCTTTTCTCAAGGAGCTCGTCGAAACCCCCAGCCCTTCGGGCTTCGAGCAGCCGGCGCAGCGGGTGATCCGTCGCGAACTGGCGCCGGTGGCCGATGATATGCACACCGATGTAATGGGCAACGTCATCGCTCGCATCAAGGGAGCGGGGGAGGCGCCGACCCGGGTCATGCTGGCCGGGCACTGTGACGAGATCGGTTTCATGGTGCGCTACATCGACGAGAACGGTTTTCTCTATTTTGCCCCCATAGGCGGGGTGGATGCGCACCTTGTCCCCGGGCAGCGGGTATGTGTCCATACGGCTTCAGGGCCTGTGCTGGGGGTCATCGGCAAGAAGCCGATCCACATGATGGAACAGAAGGATCGCGAAACGGTGGTCAAGTTCAAGAGCATGTTCATCGATATCGGCTGCCCGGACCGCCAAAGCGCCGCCGAACTGGTCGCGATCGGTGATCCGGCCACCTTCGCCGTCGGCCTGGAGCGCCTGCTGGGGGACCGGGTCATTTCCCGCGCCTTCGACGACAAGATGGGGGCCTACCTCGTCGCCCGGACTCTGATCGAGGTCCGCCGGCGCGGCCTTGCGCCGGTCGAGCTGTTCGGCGTCTCCACCGTGCAGGAGGAGGTCGGTCTGCGTGGCGGCACGACGAGCACCTACGGCGTCAATCCTGATGTCGGCCTGGCCGTCGAGGTCGGCTTTGCCACAGATTTTCCCGACATCGACAAAAAAGAGGCGGGGGAGGTGAGGGTCGGCAGCGGTCCCATTATTGCCCGCGGTCCCAACATCAATCCCGTCTTGTTCGATCTTCTCGTGCAGACCGCCCGTGAGGAGAGCATCCCCTTTCAGGTGAGCGGCGTCCCCCGCGCCACCGGTACCGACGCCAATGTCATGCAGCTCTGCCGCGGGGGCGTCGCCACTGCCCTGGTCAGCGTGCCGCTGCGCTACATGCACACGCCGGTCGAACTCCTCTCCCTCACCGATCTGGAAAACACCGTGCGGTTGCTGACCGGCCTGATGTACCGGATCGGCGACCGTCATTCGTTCATACCCAATTGA
- the guaB gene encoding IMP dehydrogenase, with protein sequence MQDLEIREGLTFDDVLLVPAHSTVLPKETDLTTYLTPRIKLNIPLLSAAMDTVTESRSAICMAREGGMGIVHKNMTPDEQAIEVDQVKKSESGMIVDPITMRPEQKIFEALELMKKYRISGVPITKDGRLVGILTNRDLRFETRLDQPISNVMTKDKLVTVPPGTTLEEAKQHLHKHRIEKLLVVDDAYALKGLITIKDIEKVRKYPFACKDDFGRLRVGAAIGVGYDREARLEALVRAGVDVVIIDTAHGHSQGVIDAVIDTKRAYPDLQLVAGNIATGEAAEALIKAGIDAVKVGIGPGSICTTRVVAGVGVPQITAIADVAKVTQKAGIPLIADGGIKYSGDIPKAVAAGADILMIGSLFAGTDESPGETILYQGRTYKAYRGMGSLGAMKKGSKDRYFQADVESDVKLVPEGIEGRVPYRGSLSENIHQLMGGLRAGMGYTGCRTIKELQARARFIRITNAGLRESHVHDVTITQEAPNYRVERQV encoded by the coding sequence ATGCAGGATCTCGAGATCCGTGAAGGTCTGACGTTCGATGATGTACTGCTCGTTCCCGCCCACTCTACGGTCCTCCCGAAAGAGACCGATCTCACCACCTATCTGACCCCCAGGATCAAGCTCAATATCCCTCTTCTGTCGGCTGCGATGGACACCGTCACCGAGTCCCGCTCCGCCATCTGCATGGCTCGCGAGGGGGGGATGGGGATCGTCCATAAGAACATGACCCCGGACGAGCAGGCCATCGAAGTCGACCAGGTCAAGAAATCGGAGAGCGGGATGATCGTCGACCCGATCACCATGCGCCCCGAACAGAAGATCTTCGAGGCCCTGGAGCTGATGAAGAAATACCGGATCTCCGGGGTGCCGATCACCAAGGACGGCCGTCTGGTCGGCATTCTCACCAACCGCGACCTGCGTTTTGAAACCCGACTCGATCAGCCGATTTCCAACGTCATGACCAAGGACAAACTGGTCACCGTGCCGCCGGGAACCACTCTCGAAGAGGCGAAACAGCATCTGCACAAGCACCGCATCGAAAAACTGCTGGTGGTGGACGATGCTTATGCTCTCAAGGGGCTGATCACTATCAAGGACATCGAGAAAGTCCGCAAATATCCCTTCGCCTGCAAGGACGATTTCGGCCGTCTGCGGGTCGGGGCGGCGATTGGTGTCGGCTACGACCGGGAGGCAAGGCTTGAGGCCCTGGTCCGGGCCGGCGTCGATGTGGTCATCATCGATACGGCCCATGGCCACTCGCAGGGGGTTATCGATGCGGTCATCGACACCAAGCGGGCTTACCCGGACCTGCAGCTGGTCGCCGGCAACATCGCCACCGGTGAGGCCGCCGAGGCGCTGATCAAGGCTGGCATCGATGCCGTCAAGGTCGGTATCGGTCCGGGTTCGATCTGCACCACCCGGGTGGTGGCCGGCGTCGGTGTGCCGCAGATCACCGCCATCGCCGATGTGGCCAAAGTGACCCAGAAGGCAGGCATTCCGCTCATCGCCGATGGCGGCATCAAATACTCGGGGGATATTCCCAAGGCGGTTGCCGCCGGCGCCGATATCCTGATGATCGGCTCTCTTTTCGCCGGCACCGACGAATCGCCTGGCGAGACCATCCTCTACCAGGGGCGGACCTACAAGGCCTACCGCGGCATGGGGAGCCTGGGCGCGATGAAGAAGGGAAGCAAGGACCGCTACTTCCAGGCCGATGTCGAAAGCGACGTCAAGCTGGTGCCGGAAGGTATCGAAGGGCGCGTGCCTTACCGCGGCAGCCTTTCGGAGAATATCCACCAGTTGATGGGCGGGTTGCGCGCCGGCATGGGCTACACCGGCTGCCGGACCATCAAGGAACTGCAGGCCAGGGCCCGCTTTATCCGCATCACCAATGCCGGTCTGCGCGAATCGCACGTGCATGACGTGACCATCACCCAGGAAGCGCCCAACTATCGCGTCGAGCGGCAGGTTTAG
- the guaA gene encoding glutamine-hydrolyzing GMP synthase, with amino-acid sequence MQQDIHSEKILILDFGSQYTQLIARRVREAHVYCELHPFDMDLAAIRAFAPTGIILSGGPKSVYEAGAPAVAEELFELGVPVLGICYGMQLMGRHFGGEVVPAGKREFGHAELFAQGKPGPLFDGFFVEGRSPVWMSHGDHVERVPAGFEVVAGTANAPVCAIQDVERRLYGVQFHPEVNHTPRGELLIDTFVRKICGCSGQWTPGHIIEDAVGRIRQQVGADRVILGLSGGVDSSVAAALIHRAIGDQLTCVFVDNGLLRLGEGDQVMVTFAENLGVKVIRVDAEQRFLSALAGVTDPERKRKIIGGLFVDVFEEESNKLKDARWLAQGTIYPDVIESAGAKTGKAHSIKSHHNVGGLPDYMKLQLLEPLRELFKDEVRAIGEELGLPHAMVWRHPFPGPGLGVRILGEVKKEYADILRRADAIYIEELYASGHYDKISQAFAVFLPVKSVGVMGDGRTYEYVVALRAVETRDFMTAGWYPMPYEDLARISNRIINEVKGINRVVYDISSKPPATIEWE; translated from the coding sequence ATGCAACAGGACATCCACAGCGAAAAAATCCTCATTCTCGATTTCGGTTCCCAGTACACCCAGTTGATTGCCCGCCGGGTACGCGAGGCGCACGTCTACTGTGAGCTGCATCCCTTCGACATGGACCTGGCGGCTATCCGGGCATTCGCGCCGACAGGGATCATCCTCTCCGGCGGGCCCAAGTCGGTCTATGAGGCGGGGGCTCCAGCCGTCGCCGAAGAACTGTTCGAACTCGGCGTGCCGGTGCTCGGTATCTGCTACGGGATGCAGTTGATGGGCCGGCATTTCGGCGGCGAGGTCGTTCCGGCCGGCAAGCGCGAATTCGGTCACGCCGAGCTGTTTGCACAAGGCAAACCGGGCCCGCTCTTCGATGGCTTTTTCGTCGAGGGGAGGAGCCCGGTCTGGATGAGCCACGGCGATCACGTCGAGAGGGTCCCCGCCGGCTTCGAAGTTGTCGCCGGTACCGCCAATGCCCCGGTCTGCGCCATCCAGGATGTCGAGCGCCGGCTTTACGGAGTCCAGTTCCATCCCGAGGTCAATCACACGCCGCGCGGCGAACTGCTGATCGACACTTTTGTGCGCAAAATATGCGGCTGCAGCGGCCAGTGGACGCCGGGACACATCATCGAGGACGCCGTCGGTCGCATCCGCCAGCAGGTCGGTGCGGACCGCGTCATCCTCGGCCTTTCGGGCGGCGTCGACTCCTCCGTGGCGGCCGCGCTGATCCATCGGGCCATCGGCGACCAGCTCACCTGCGTCTTTGTCGACAACGGCCTGCTGCGCCTGGGCGAGGGGGATCAGGTCATGGTCACCTTTGCCGAGAACCTGGGAGTCAAGGTCATTCGCGTCGACGCCGAACAGCGGTTCCTTTCGGCGCTGGCCGGAGTGACCGATCCGGAGCGCAAGCGCAAGATCATTGGCGGACTTTTCGTCGATGTCTTCGAGGAAGAGTCGAACAAGCTCAAGGATGCCAGGTGGCTTGCCCAGGGGACCATCTACCCCGATGTCATCGAGTCGGCCGGGGCGAAGACCGGCAAGGCCCACAGCATCAAGAGCCATCACAACGTCGGGGGGCTGCCCGACTACATGAAGCTCCAGTTGCTGGAGCCGCTGCGCGAACTGTTCAAGGACGAAGTGCGGGCGATCGGCGAGGAACTCGGCCTGCCGCATGCGATGGTCTGGCGCCATCCCTTCCCGGGGCCGGGGCTGGGGGTACGGATTCTCGGCGAGGTGAAGAAGGAATATGCCGACATCCTGCGCCGCGCCGACGCCATCTACATCGAGGAACTCTACGCCAGCGGCCATTACGACAAGATCAGCCAGGCTTTCGCGGTCTTTCTGCCGGTCAAGAGCGTCGGCGTCATGGGCGATGGCCGCACCTACGAATACGTGGTCGCCCTGCGCGCCGTGGAAACCAGGGATTTCATGACCGCCGGCTGGTACCCCATGCCTTACGAGGATCTGGCGCGCATCAGCAATCGCATCATCAACGAAGTCAAGGGGATCAATCGGGTGGTCTACGACATCTCCAGCAAACCTCCTGCCACTATCGAGTGGGAGTGA
- a CDS encoding nucleotide pyrophosphohydrolase produces the protein MSDTQTTLQQLKEKMAAFVREREWEQFHSPKNLSMSIAIEAAELMEHFQWLTVEESKNLPPDALADLGEELADIVIYALSLSNVLGLDLSETVLAKMEKNIRKYPSEKVRGKSHKYTYYQEREG, from the coding sequence ATGAGCGACACCCAGACCACCCTGCAGCAGCTGAAGGAGAAGATGGCCGCATTCGTCCGCGAGCGGGAGTGGGAGCAGTTCCACTCGCCCAAGAATCTCTCCATGTCGATCGCCATCGAGGCGGCCGAGCTGATGGAGCATTTCCAGTGGCTCACCGTCGAGGAATCCAAAAACCTCCCTCCCGATGCACTGGCCGACCTCGGCGAGGAGTTGGCGGACATCGTCATCTACGCCCTTTCCCTGTCGAATGTGCTCGGGCTCGACCTCTCGGAAACGGTTCTGGCCAAGATGGAGAAGAACATCCGCAAGTATCCGAGCGAGAAGGTACGGGGCAAATCGCACAAGTACACCTATTATCAGGAAAGGGAAGGGTAG